The following proteins are encoded in a genomic region of Primulina huaijiensis isolate GDHJ02 chromosome 3, ASM1229523v2, whole genome shotgun sequence:
- the LOC140973110 gene encoding zinc finger protein GAI-ASSOCIATED FACTOR 1-like has protein sequence MMSDDGLSAVPTSIRGFIQDPDRMNPSNHSNPSSNQSKRKRNLPGTPDPDAEVIALSPKSLMATNRFICEICNKGFQRDQNLQLHRRGHNLPWKLKQRTNKEMKKKVYICPEKTCVHHDPSRALGDLTGIKKHYSRKHGEKKWKCEKCSKKYAVQSDWKAHSKICGTREYKCDCGTLFSRKDSFITHRAFCDALAEESARFTPVPSVNLNLRNQLLLNNNLHNAANSQFATIFRPELAGLESGNQLSIDNLQKPRLPIWLDNTSPHLNLNPIQNPSSSDANFLASSSTTLPELVQMAAASQNQWLINRSSGALKEEEEDKGNNMCEAISSLYYSSSSQNQQETNHPPAPMSATALLQKAAEMGSTRSNNSAIFGTGFGLMSSNFSSLGNFNPLNQPRNEVLQMNIRKPENLNGLMASTSASILTSNNGGDVPGLFESSNPLLGSSRMNSDPLIILTNNKGKQAQSSAVIEAESSLTRDFLGVGGNELAKFASMGSSMDLRHYSRNI, from the exons ATGATGTCTGATGATGGGCTTTCTGCTGTTCCTACTTCCATTAGAGGGTTTATTCAAGATCCTGATCGTATGAACCCTAGTAATCATTCAAACCCTAGTTCAAATCAATCCAAGAGGAAAAGAAATCTACCCGGAACACCAG ATCCAGATGCGGAAGTGATAGCACTGTCTCCAAAGTCTTTAATGGCAACAAACAGATTCATCTGTGAAATATGCAACAAGGGTTTTCAGAGAGACCAGAATCTGCAGCTTCACAGAAGAGGGCACAATCTTCCATGGAAGCTTAAGCAAAGAACAAAcaaagaaatgaagaagaaagTTTACATTTGTCCAGAAAAAACTTGTGTCCACCATGACCCTTCAAGGGCACTCGGGGATTTGACAGGAATCAAGAAGCATTACAGCAGAAAACATGGCGAGAAGAAATGGAAGTGTGAGAAATGCTCAAAGAAATATGCTGTTCAGTCTGATTGGAAAGCTCACAGCAAGATCTGTGGAACAAGAGAGTACAAATGTGACTGCGGAACTCTCTTCTCCAG AAAGGACAGCTTCATCACACATAGAGCCTTCTGCGATGCATTAGCGGAGGAAAGTGCAAGATTCACTCCAGTTCCTTCAGTAAATTTGAATCTGAGAAACCAATTATTGTTGAACAACAATCTTCACAATGCTGCAAATTCCCAATTTGCCACCATATTCAGGCCTGAACTTGCAGGATTAGAATCAGGAAACCAGCTGAGTATCGATAATTTGCAGAAACCAAGACTTCCCATATGGCTAGACAATACAAGTCCTCATCTCAATCTGAATCCCATTCAAAATCCAAGTTCTTCGGATGCAAATTTCTTGGCATCGAGTTCAACCACCTTGCCTGAATTAGTGCAAATGGCCGCCGCCTCGCAGAACCAGTGGTTGATCAACAGATCATCGGGAGCTTTAAAAGAAGAGGAGGAAGACAAAGGTAATAATATGTGTGAAGCTATAAGTTCACTTTACTACAGCAGTAGCAGCCAAAATCAGCAAGAAACAAATCATCCACCAGCTCCAATGTCAGCTACCGCTTTACTGCAAAAAGCAGCTGAAATGGGATCAACCAGAAGCAATAATTCAGCCATTTTCGGCACCGGCTTCGGGCTGATGAGCTCAAACTTCTCGAGTCTCGGAAACTTCAATCCCTTGAACCAGCCAAGAAATGAAGTTCTTCAGATGAATATTAGGAAACCCGAGAATTTGAATGGATTAATGGCTTCCACTTCTGCTTCAATACTGACCTCCAACAATGGTGGAGACGTCCCCGGACTTTTCGAGTCCAGTAATCCATTATTGGGCAGCTCAAGAATGAACTCAGATCCTCTAATCATACTCACAAATAACAAAGGAAAACAAGCCCAATCAAGCGCAGTAATCGAAGCAGAAAGCAGTTTAACCAGGGATTTTCTCGGAGTAGGAGGGAATGAACTAGCGAAATTCGCTTCCATGGGTTCTTCAATGGATTTGAGGCATTATAGCCGGAATATCTGA
- the LOC140973111 gene encoding uncharacterized protein — MAKTAAPGNRNLRKEENSGASASTNQAKRKFRSRTMNGHVKDEEPVNGRFKLEEPEDLVVPSSSTETENGDAGESIEEVEEGGGGENGKIASEEDEEEVLVEKINGYVRKGKKEEVKNQGKTKRRKEDVEVEGKIDNALYKFPMNRVSRIIRSEISNVRLSQEAVFVINRASEKFLELFSREAYACAFLDRKSYIAYDHLSSVVSKRKRFEFVSDFIPERVKAEDALTQISESEK, encoded by the exons ATGGCGAAGACGGCGGCGCCAGGAAACCGAAACCTGCGCAAAGAGGAAAATTCCGGCGCCAGTGCCAGCACCAATCAAGCTAAAAGAAAATTCAGGAGTAGAACTATGAATGGCCATGTTAAAGATGAAGAGCCTGTGAATGGCCGTTTTAAGCTCGAAGAGCCTGAGGATCTTGTGGTGCCATCTTCCAGCACGGAAACTGAAAACGGTGACGCTGGGGAATCAATAGAGGAGGTGGAAGAGGGCGGGGGCGGAGAGAATGGCAAAATCGCTTCTGAAGAAGATGAGGAAGAAGTACTTGTTGAAAAGATCAATGGCTATGTCAGAAAAGGTAAAAAGGAGGAAGTGAAAAATCAGGGAAAAACGAAAAGGAGAAAGGAAGATGTAGAGGTGGAAGGGAAGATCGATAATGCGTTATATAAGTTTCCAATGAATCGCGTCAGTCGGATTATTCGGAGCGAGATTTCGAATGTTCGACTCTCACAGGAGGCGGTTTTCGTCATTAACAGAGCTTCG GAGAAGTTTCTCGAACTGTTCAGCAGGGAGGCTTATGCTTGTGCATTTCTCGATCGCAAAAGTTATATAGCATACGACCATTTAT CTTCTGTTGTTTCCAAACGAAAGAGATTTGAATTTGTCTCCG ATTTCATTCCCGAGAGAGTGAAGGCCGAGGACGCCTTAACACAGATTTCAGAGTCGGAGAAGTAA